A portion of the Phaeodactylum tricornutum CCAP 1055/1 chromosome 7, whole genome shotgun sequence genome contains these proteins:
- a CDS encoding predicted protein, with amino-acid sequence MVNLNPPADSTPALISRDENKKVSTDHTSTSTTMYEVSDASSLSSTLFASDGDTSDSSRNNEYSPVASKLVHTIASGFANSFDEETTSDKSTDDLSTLSNFPQEAWEARKKKTHFLQRASSPESEVTHISQASEFSPRTIASRWARLSGMTSDSSVSDSPWVDTSDSSDSSCGTSRTEGYNYSWYSLSAGNEKPFITGKSDLVKDIESDRYSFVGQGFSHANRKSDEWHGRAVAIAPAAECEVSNGVVAQSSPDQIPAGSHRDNISPVGIRFCAVPSQLSSFDRRQMEHGEIPPPLPASIAQSASKECDASQRNTCSLIEERSKIEIFFMAVILVCSVILLVLLALILEQK; translated from the coding sequence ATGGTAAATTTGAATCCACCTGCAGACTCCACTCCTGCCTTGATCAGCAGGGatgaaaacaaaaaggtCTCGACAGATCACACGTCGACTTCGACCACCATGTACGAAGTATCCGATGCTAGCTCTTTATCATCTACGCTTTTTGCATCCGATGGCGATACATCAGACTCTTCGAGAAATAATGAGTATTCACCTGTTGCCTCGAAACTCGTTCACACGATAGCGTCAGGATTTGCGAACAGCTTTGACGAGGAAACTACAAGTGATAAGAGCACAGACGACCTTTCAACTTTGTCTAACTTCCCCCAAGAGGCATGGGAAGcgcgcaaaaagaaaacgcaTTTTCTACAAAGGGCTTCTTCGCCGGAATCAGAAGTGACCCATATTTCCCAGGCATCAGAGTTTTCTCCCAGAACTATTGCTTCGCGGTGGGCTCGTCTTAGTGGTATGACAAGTGACTCGTCTGTATCCGATTCTCCCTGGGTAGATACCAGCGATTCGTCCGATTCTTCTTGTGGAACAAGCAGAACTGAAGGATATAATTATTCTTGGTATAGTTTAAGTGCAGGAAACGAAAAGCCTTTTATCACAGGCAAATCAGACCTTGTTAAGGATATTGAAAGCGACAGATACTCATTTGTTGGTCAAGGATTTTCTCACGCCAACCGGAAATCCGACGAATGGCATGGCAGAGCGGTGGCAATCGCTCCTGCGGCTGAGTGTGAAGTTAGCAATGGAGTTGTCGCTCAGTCGAGCCCAGACCAGATTCCTGCAGGCTCGCACCGCGACAATATTTCTCCCGTCGGAATACGATTCTGTGCTGTTCCTTCCCAGCTAAGCAGCTTTGATCGTCGACAAATGGAACACGGTGAAATTCCTCCGCCTTTGCCAGCATCGATTGCACAATCCGCATCGAAGGAATGCGATGCATCGCAAAGGAACACTTGTTCGTTGATTGAAGAGCGGAGCAAGATCGAGATATTCTTTATGGCGGTGATTTTGGTTTGCTCTGTTATTCTGCTTGTGCTTCTTGCACTGATATTGGAGCAGAAGTAA
- the FtrB gene encoding reductase of ferredoxin thioredoxin reductase (Ferredoxin-thioredoxin reductase subunit B, plastidic enzyme) produces the protein MKVFLSFVALLVLSLTQAFMPVSKPSFGRVGGTVYMAKEMTPEEEEIAVEKATKAMTAFTNKYLQISDTKLCADKSVPAVVIKGLAEHKVTLGAPLCPCRFYDDKEKEAKDGYWNCPCVPMRERQECHCMLFLTDDNDFVGEETNITFDEVIEGSQGMSM, from the coding sequence ATGAAAGTATTTTTAAGTTTCGTTGCTCTTTTGGTTCTGTCTTTGACGCAAGCCTTTATGCCCGTCTCCAAGCCATCGTTTGGACGGGTTGGCGGTACTGTGTATATGGCGAAAGAGATGACGccggaagaagaggagatTGCTGTCGAGAAAGCAACCAAGGCGATGACGGCCTTCACGAATAAATACTTACAGATTTCAGATACCAAGCTCTGTGCAGACAAATCGGTTCCTGCCGTAGTAATCAAAGGACTGGCTGAGCACAAGGTGACGTTGGGAGCACCGCTCTGTCCGTGTCGCTTCTACgatgacaaggaaaaggaagctaAGGATGGTTACTGGAACTGCCCTTGTGTACCAATGCGAGAACGACAGGAATGCCACTGCATGCTCTTCTTGACAGACGACAATGATTTCGTTGGCGAAGAAACTAACATTACATTCGATGAAGTGATTGAAGGGAGTCAGGGAATGAGCATGTAA
- the ADK gene encoding kinase adenylate kinase (Adenylate kinase, plastidic enzyme, possesses N-terminal bipartite plastid targeting sequence): MLRSLAFTASVALLFSLDPLLAFAPIRTTTSVASPSGVSIRAQTGDQLFAAAQDDNFEGIDLVKLLGKKQLKRMARKSQSHRRSDKPAGPKASIGAGFVAKDPVKIIIAGAPASGKGTQCETIKEKFGVVHLSTGDMLRAAVAAQTPVGKQAKEYMDSGKLVPDDVIIGVVKNRLIEKDCQSQGWLLDGFPRTQAQALALEDAGVCADCFIFLNVPDSVLVERVVGRRTDPDTGKIYHMTFSPPEDEEIKARLVQRSDDTEQKVKVRLEQFHDNVDAVKDKYTNIMVTVDGNQAPTQVSKEILEAIEEKVGSKVGV; the protein is encoded by the exons ATGTTGCGCTCATTGGCATTCACTGCTTCGGTGGCTTTGCTGTTCTCGCTCGATCCGTTGTTGGCCTTTGCTCCGATCCGGACCACAACGAGTGTTGCTTCGCCATCGGGCGTTTCCATTCGAGCACAAACTGGCGATCAACTGTTCGCGGCAGCGCAGGATGACAATTTTGAAGGCATCGATTTGGTCAAGCTACTGGGCAAGAAGCAGCTAAAGCGCATGGCGCGAAAAAGCCAATCCCATCGGCGTTCCGACAAGCCCGCCGGACCCAAGGCTTCAATAGGTGCAGGATTCGTCGCGAAAGACCCCGTGAAGATTATCATCGCCGGTGCACCAGCCAGCGGGAAAGGTACACAGTGTGAAACGatcaaggaaaagtttggCGTCGTGCATCTATCGACCGGAGACATGCTCCGTGCTGCCGTGGCGGCCCAAACACCGGTCGGGAAGCAAGCGAAAGAATATATGGACAGTGGAAAATTGGTCCCGGATGACGTGATCATCGGTGTG GTCAAAAATCGACTGATCGAAAAGGATTGCCAATCCCAAGGTTGGTTGCTTGATGGATTTCCTCGTACACAGGCTCAAGCTTTGGCTCTGGAGGATGCCGGTGTTTGTGCGGATTGCTTCATATTCTTGAACGTGCCGGATAGTGTCTTAGTGGAACGAGTGGTGGGACGCCGGACTGATCCGGACACGGGAAAGATCTATCACATGACTTTTTCGCCAccagaagacgaagaaataAAAGCCCGTCTAGTGCAACGATCGGATGATACCGAGCAAAAGGTCAAAGTTCGCCTGGAACAGTTTCATGACAATGTGGATGCGGTCAAGGACAAGTACACCAACATTATGGTTACGGTAGACGGTAACCAAGCACCAACTCAGGTTTCCaaagaaattttggaagccaTCGAAGAGAAGGTCGGATCCAAGGTTGGAGTATAG
- a CDS encoding predicted protein — protein KEDGTVKEANKEEEPKADEPLSKPKALMRPMIPAQKKRRPHRKTHGKISFQHLARMVGERWKSLDEDRRKYYQELAQEDMKRQKAAMEAYYA, from the coding sequence AAGGAAGATGGTACCGTCAAAGAAGCCAACAAGGAAGAAGAGCCCAAAGCGGACGAGCCCCTGTCCAAGCCGAAGGCCTTGATGCGACCAATGATTCCGGCTCAGAAGAAGCGTCGCCCACACCGCAAGACGCACGGCAAGATCAGCTTTCAGCACCTGGCCCGTATGGTGGGGGAGCGCTGGAAAAGTCTAGACGAAGATCGTCGCAAGTACTATCAAGAGTTGGCCCAAGAAGACATGAAACGGCAGAAGGCGGCGATGGAAGCCTACTACGCC
- a CDS encoding predicted protein codes for EMMAVAVEISRLNVEHKSGGPFGCAIFERDLSTNTCRIFSVGANRVMPLHNSSLHGEMTALQFAERKLQHFSLKTEKDSPKEYVMCTSCEPCAQCLGGTLWAGPAEMICGASKDDAEAIGFNE; via the coding sequence GAGATGATGGCAGTCGCCGTGGAGATTTCCCGTCTCAACGTGGAACACAAATCGGGCGGACCCTTTGGCTGCGCCATATTCGAACGAGACTTAAGCACCAATACTTGCCGGATCTTTTCCGTGGGAGCCAATAGAGTCATGCCTTTGCACAACTCCTCACTGCATGGTGAAATGACAGCCTTGCAATTCGCCGAGCGAAAATTGCAACACTTCTCGCTCAAGACGGAAAAGGACAGCCCAAAGGAATACGTCATGTGCACCAGTTGCGAGCCGTGTGCACAATGTTTAGGCGGAACACTGTGGGCGGGACCGGCGGAAATGATATGTGGGGCCTCCAAGGATGATGCGGAAGCCATCGGTTTCAACGAA
- a CDS encoding predicted protein, which produces MKEVYQKQCDQVSLAETASIGSSTVGEVDVIRHDSSVDYKTTCDACPCCRDVCDNPECLSCDEKTRYLPCPPCQGREQGYYTMCQVRRHNNKDSAWLVAGDTIYDATSYMQQDSHPGGAASILRKAGGVQDCLQDLQFHSKAGVRTWKKYEIGKLRPCEGRDDRCLEKHWWMFWAQ; this is translated from the coding sequence ATGAAAGAAGTTTACCAGAAACAGTGTGATCAAGTTTCCTTGGCGGAAACGGCCAGCATCGGGAGCTCAACTGTTGGTGAGGTGGACGTCATACGACACGACTCGTCGGTAGACTACAAAACTACCTGTGATGCATGCCCGTGTTGCCGAGATGTATGCGACAATCCGGAGTGCCTATCTTGTGACGAAAAAACGAGATACCTTCCATGTCCTCCTTGTCAAGGACGAGAACAAGGCTACTACACTATGTGCCAAGTACGACGTCATAATAATAAAGACTCGGCCTGGCTCGTCGCAGGGGACACGATTTACGACGCCACTTCCTATATGCAGCAAGATAGTCATCCTGGTGGAGCCGCCAGTATTCTGCGCAAGGCTGGAGGCGTTCAAGACTGCCTCCAAGACCTACAGTTTCACAGCAAGGCCGGTGTCCGTACGTGGAAGAAGTATGAGATTGGCAAGCTGCGACCTTGTGAGGGTCGTGATGACAGATGCTTGGAGAAGCATTGGTGGATGTTTTGGGCCCAATAG
- a CDS encoding predicted protein: MKVLLHYEDNEDSSLHKSLKITLPKSWKTGPTSRLLTQFLESYNANESFRSNPLTEATMHLETRSISTESGPTVSGRVALASDAVVVDVIADRADIYIVHGPSRTLQDMADEVAEAKRQKAERLKGSVACLHFGCQNRFPKGGPYPDCRYHKAPPVFHETAKFWSCCPNKKAYDWETFQAIPGCETGTCTDVREEGDDGKQFLGGSDLREKTEAVPLKSIDDFNKAQTSGEAAPILERLETVLLQLGVEKELFQQVVHGMKVNLEAQTANEAELMEAVKNELGGKLKAAIKAVAVEQLRIK, translated from the coding sequence ATGAAGGTGCTACTCCATTACGAAGACAACGAGGATTCCTCCCTGCACAAAAGTCTCAAAATTACACTCCCGAAATCGTGGAAAACGGGCCCAACCTCCCGACTCCTGACTCAATTCCTAGAATCCTACAACGCGAACGAGTCCTTCCGATCCAATCCCCTGACTGAAGCGACAATGCACTTGGAAACGCGATCGATCAGTACCGAAAGCGGTCCGACTGTGTCCGGAAGAGTAGCGCTGGCTTCCGATGCCGTCGTTGTCGACGTGATTGCCGATCGTGCCGATATTTACATTGTCCACGGGCCCTCCCGAACGTTGCAAGACATGGCCGACGAAGTAGCCGAAGcgaaacgacaaaaagcgGAACGTTTGAAAGGATCCGTCGCCTGTCTGCACTTTGGTTGTCAGAATCGCTTCCCCAAGGGCGGTCCCTATCCCGACTGTCGATACCACAAGGCACCACCCGTCTTTCACGAAACCGCCAAATTTTGGAGTTGCTGTCCCAATAAAAAAGCGTACGACTGGGAAACCTTTCAGGCCATTCCGGGATGTGAAACAGGGACTTGTACGGATGTCAGAGAAGAAGGGGACGACGGCAAGCAATTTCTCGGGGGCAGTGATTTGCGCGAAAAGACGGAAGCCGTGCCGCTCAAGAGCATTGACGACTTTAACAAGGCCCAGACTTCGGGAGAGGCGGCGCCCATACTGGAAAGGTTGGAAACGGTTTTGTTGCAACTAGGAGTCGAAAAGGAGCTTTTCCAGCAGGTGGTACACGGGATGAAGGTGAATCTTGAAGCCCAAACCGCGAATGAAGCCGAACTCATGGAGGCCGTCAAAAATGAGCTTGGTGGGAAACTTAAAGCTGCCATCAAAGCAGTAGCGGTGGAACAGTTGCGAATCAAATAG
- a CDS encoding predicted protein: MGHAQPSRRSELRPSPSFALAKDRLAAYQARSNSMSERESSRTIPALALRAYHLPGNSWCDDWVQYFANNHPLFGICCHHRLHPVTAKWRLIHLVGSIVFGLAVTNIIWLWFIVNDQHDVNDPVLTISFGGGIRTGNSTVSTGNYTDTEYSNSTAEAALQGHQEIAVTEGMLILWTIGGGLHALFDNTVWYMTACVCCLPGQPLQCLYKYKWCGTYVVVLLVVIFTAVASFVVVLRASLEEDDMVDAGDLNSAGIVDDSIDLSNGIDRDREKYRFLLSYTVELLLALLVYYPVVGTILFTGILGCGRLPVLGGRPYEVECERKLQQRESRRSFNNGRKTSSNLV; this comes from the coding sequence ATGGGACACGCGCAGCCTTCTCGTCGCAGTGAACTGCGTCCGTCCCCGAGTTTCGCGTTGGCGAAAGATCGTTTGGCGGCGTATCAGGCACGGAGCAACAGCATGTCGGAACGAGAGAGTTCGCGTACCATTCCAGCCCTGGCCTTGCGAGCGTACCATTTGCCTGGGAATTCCTGGTGTGACGATTGGGTCCAGTATTTTGCCAACAATCATCCCTTGTTCGGAATTTGCTGTCACCACCGCTTGCACCCGGTGACTGCCAAATGGAGATTGATACATCTCGTGGGTTCGATTGTCTTTGGCTTGGCCGTTACCAACATTATATGGTTATGGTTCATCGTTAACGATCAACACGACGTCAATGATCCGGTACTGACCATTTCCTTTGGTGGTGGAATTCGAACGGGAAATTCCACCGTCAGTACGGGAAACTACACGGACACGGAATACAGCAACTCGACGGCCGAAGCTGCGCTACAGGGACATCAGGAAATTGCCGTCACCGAAGGAATGTTGATTCTTTGGACGATTGGAGGAGGCTTGCACGCACTCTTCGACAACACTGTATGGTACATGACAGCCTGTGTTTGTTGTCTCCCCGGACAGCCCCTTCAATGTCTCTACAAGTATAAATGGTGCGGTACCTACGTAGTCGTCCTGTTGGTGGTCATTTTTACGGCCGTAGCATCCTTCGTGGTTGTACTGCGTGCTTCTCTGGAGGAAGACGATATGGTGGATGCGGGGGACCTGAATTCGGCCGGGATTGTCGATGATTCTATTGATTTGTCCAACGGCATTGATCGGGACCGGGAAAAGTACCGATTTTTGCTCAGTTACACGGTCGAAttgttgttggccttgctgGTATACTATCCCGTCGTCGGCACTATCCTGTTCACTGGAATTCTAGGCTGTGGTCGATTACCGGTACTGGGCGGACGGCCATACGAAGTCGAGTGCGAACGCAAACTGCAACAACGAGAGTCACGGCGATCTTTCAACAATGGTAGAAAGACTTCCTCCAACCTAGTATGA
- a CDS encoding predicted protein: MGKRRNEQAQMSKEDFEAQMDREDTDSVPAVFEQASAEQLEQRRIVRRSTRPPSMSPATNTPVSSSVPLSSNPFAGVKLSSDCKPLFSFGSKPTDGTSVHDNQEQPKPYATPSPFLFGTSAPAPKISTISFAPPPSGGMFQFSPAASTTSASAISTISTTNWGEKSAELDRTFRETVLSSSWDGPQYHSKIDKAYLKDCFAQETAYVKEKEAATATIRYSPSKPATSESTAFGTFGKFAQSTSSNFSKTPTPTAFAPIPDSSTTDNDNNAGEAEDEDTMIQPASDPDWEMDSEFGRVFFYHLVDTKKPESGYAGFGSGTLRIQKNSKTGKYRMLMRNPAGIKVLINILITSDMTFKLTASKRKGQDATEISFFATTSVDRGYEQFRVVSLAETGKKLHKKLESLASVS; encoded by the coding sequence ATGGGGAAACGGCGAAATGAGCAGGCGCAGATGAGCAAAGAAGATTTCGAAGCACAAATGGACCGCGAAGACACCGACAGTGTCCCTGCCGTGTTCGAACAGGCCTCGGCCGAACAACTCGAGCAGCGTCGTATTGTTCGTCGATCGACACGCCCCCCATCCATGTCACCAGCCACGAATACGCCGGTCTCATCGTCTGTGCCGCTGTCGTCCAATCCTTTCGCTGGCGTCAAGCTATCTTCCGATTGCAAACCTCTTTTTTCGTTCGGATCAAAGCCAACCGACGGCACCAGTGTCCACGACAACCAAGAGCAACCGAAGCCATACGCTACACCTTCCCCCTTTTTATTTGGTACTTCTGCTCCCGCGCCAAAAATCAGCACTATCAGTTTCGCCCCACCTCCAAGTGGTGGCATGTTCCAATTCTCTCCAGCAGCCAGTACAACATCGGCATCCGCCATATCGACGATTTCAACGACCAATTGGGGGGAAAAGAGTGCCGAGCTGGATAGGACCTTTCGTGAAACGGTGCTGTCGTCTAGCTGGGACGGTCCCCAATATCATAGCAAAATAGACAAGGCCTATCTTAAGGACTGCTTCGCCCAGGAAACGGCGTACGTCAAGGAGAAAGAAGCGGCTACAGCAACCATTCGATACTCGCCATCCAAACCAGCCACTTCCGAGTCTACGGCATTTGGTACGTTTGGAAAGTTTGCACAATCCACCAGTagcaacttttccaaaacaccgACTCCAACTGCGTTTGCGCCAATCCCCGACTCGTCTACGAcagacaacgacaacaacgctGGAGAAgccgaggacgaagacaCAATGATCCAACCAGCGTCAGATCCCGACTGGGAGATGGACTCCGAATTTGGCCGCGTTTTTTTCTACCACCTGGTGGATACCAAAAAGCCGGAATCTGGATACGCGGGGTTTGGCTCCGGCACGTTGCGTATCCAAAAGAACAGCAAGACCGGAAAATATCGCATGCTGATGCGAAATCCCGCCGGCATCAAGGTTTTGATCAATATTCTGATCACCTCCGATATGACGTTCAAGTTGACTGCGTCTAAACGAAAGGGTCAAGACGCCACcgaaatttctttttttgcCACGACTAGTGTGGATCGAGGCTACGAACAGTTCCGGGTAGTATCGCTTGCCGAGACGGGAAAGAAGTTGCACAAAAAGCTCGAGTCGTTGGCCTCCGTAAGCTAA
- a CDS encoding predicted protein, translating to QYVIGVDEAGRGPLAGPVVAAAAVVPIDIVGIADSKTLTRESVREELYEKIVSSDNVRWAVAVIDSARIDEVNILQATLQGMRLAASAVAGISEVPDNAFYALLDGNRLPKKMAMRVETMVKGDSREYSIAAASILAKVTRDRLMHGYDKLYPEYNLAQHKGYPTAAHMDAVRKYGASPIHRRTFAPLK from the exons CAATATGTTATCGGCGTGGACGAGGCTGGACGGGGTCCGCTGGCGGGACCGGTGgttgccgccgccgccgttgtACCGATTGATATTGTTGGTATCGCCGACAGCAAAACTCTTACGCGTGAGTCTGTAAGGGAAGAACTGTACGAAAAGATTGTCTCCTCAGACAATGTCCGATGGGCAGTTGCGGTGATCGACTCGGCTCGCATTGATGAAGTCAATATTCTGCAAGCAACATTGCAAGGAATGCGTCTGGCAGCGTCAGCCGTCGCTGGAATA TCTGAAGTTCCTGACAATGCCTTTTATGCCTTGCTTGATGGCAACCGACTTCCGAAAAAAATGGCAATGCGTGTCGAAACGATGGTGAAAGGTGACTCGAGAGAATATTCAATCGCAGCCGCCTCAATATTGGCCAAGGTGACTCGCGACCGCTTAATGCACGGGTACGATAAGTTGTATCCGGAGTACAACTTGGCACAGCATAAGGGGTATCCAACGGCAGCACATATGGACGCCGTCCGCAAGTACGGTGCTTCGCCGATTCATCGGCGGACATTCGCTCCCTTGAAG
- a CDS encoding predicted protein gives MGLSLAVLTLLLLLSFTPREAHCQSFGKSGLSRNRQRQFFLRGSVKVRHNYSTDALLNGRELEDLNDDSDHGGDERHTDDGNDNNLSTGCMLLLYLIHTGGNWL, from the exons ATGGGTCTCAGCCTTGCTGTCCTGACCTTGCTCCTACTGCTAAGTTTTACCCCGAGAgaagctcactgtcagtcgttTGGTAAATCGGGACTATCAAGAAACAGGCAGCGACAGTTTTTTCTTCGTGGATCGGTGAAAGTGCGCCACAACTATTCCACAGACGCTTTGTTAAATGGTCGAGAGCTCGAGGATTTAAATGATGATTCGGATCATGGTGGAGATGAGCGACATACCGATGAtggcaacgacaacaacttGAGTACAG GTTGTATGCTGCTGCTTTATCTGATACATACTGGAGGAAATTGGCTTTAA
- the UNC18 gene encoding predicted protein (putative Uncoordinated protein Unc18 homolog, Sec1 domain-containing protein, syntaxin-binding protein): GWKVLILDNHAMRVISAAVGMYDIMEKRITLVESLDKKRAPFPDMGAIYFLDPNADSVAKLVADWSDPSNKRLYGSAVFLYFLGRLPDNLLAQIKMCRPLLKRVKGLMEINVDFLAVEERAFTFDMRHAFPSFYLRRGNTPIELDIAEKLVTVCATLNEYPHIRYKQSSGICTSLASVFHLKMDEYVSQNPSWWYHGGPVKNQAANRERGTLLLLDRADDCLTPLMHDFIYQSMVQDLLKMDGDRITFQAETKNDPSRTEAKDVLLDDRDSLWVELRGKHIASVIETLSGRIREIMNSSTGSAFGGKKQQQGNLSISQMAAALKALPEYREVMSKLSQHMHISHECMEVFKHNGLYNLSELEQTLATGKDEDGRTPKLSDIMERVEQELLKMRDPKARLRLILIATVSQGGLRQQDRRRLMGAAELSRKQIRTLNSLEILGLSIFASTEKNRLVGRLSSGSTSDDESEYAASRYVPPLKHILSELVNNRLSFEDYPSILPMPESNPSLSTPSARGSVRSSRKSRPSGAINLSGGRSIAFMMGGMSFSELRIARDVMEKEMREVIVGSTAFISAKDFVDDLALLGRDEE; the protein is encoded by the exons GGTTGGAAGGTCCTTATCCTGGACAATCACGCTATGCGCGTGATATCTGCCGCGGTAGGCATGTACGATATCATGGAAAAACGCATCACGTTGGTGGAGTCCCTCGACAAAAAGAGGGCACCATTTCCGGACATGGGCGCCATTTACTTTCTGGATCCGAACGCGGACAGCGTCGCCAAGTTGGTAGCCGACTGGAGCGACCCTAGCAACAAGAGATTGTACGGCAGCGCCGTCTTTCTGTACTTTTTGGGGCGCCTTCCCGATAATCTTTTAGCACAGATCAAGATGTGCCGTCCGCTTTTGAAGCGTGTCAAGGGACTGATGGAGATTAACGTGGACTTTTTGGCGGTTGAAGAGCGCGCCTTTACGTTCGATATGCGGCATGCCTTTCCCTCATTTTACCTACGTCGTGGCAATACCCCGATCGAACTTGACATCGCCGAGAAGCTGGTTACGGTATGTGCGACGCTCAACGAGTATCCACACATTCGGTACAAGCAGTCGTCGGGTATCTGCACCAGTCTTGCGTCCGTCTTTCATCTTAAAATGGATGAGTATGTTTCACAGAATCCGTCCTGGTGGTATCACGGCGGACCAGTCAAGAACCAGGCTGCCAATCGCGAGCGTGGCACGCTCCTGTTGTTGGACCGAGCTGACGATTGTTTGACACCTTTGATGCACGACTTTATTTATCAATCAATGGTGCAAGACTTGCTCAAAATGGATGGTGATCGCATCACGTTCCAGGCAGAAACTAAGAACGATCCTTCTCGGACGGAGGCCAAGGATGTTTTGTTGGACGATCGTGATTCTCTCTGGGTCGAGCTTCGCGGAAAGCATATTGCCTCAGTTATTGAGACGCTTTCTGGACGCATTCGTGAAATCATGAATTCTTCCACGGGTAGCGCGTTTGGAGGCAAAAAACAACAGCAGGGTAACTTGAGTATTTCTCAAATGGCGGCTGCCCTAAAGGCCTTGCCAGAGTATCGAGAAGTTATGTCAAAACTGTCTCAACACATGCATATTTCCCATGAGTGTATGGAGGTTTTCAAACACAATGGCCTTTACAACCTTAGCGAGCTGGAGCAAACCTTGGCAACCGGGAAGGATGAGGATGGACGCACTCCCAAATTGTCGGACATCATGGAGCGGGTGGAACAGGAGCTGCTGAAAATGCGCGACCCTAAAGCTCGGTTGCGATTAATTCTCATTGCTACTGTTAGTCAAGGAGGTCTTCGCCAGCAGGATCGTCGACGCCTCATGGGCGCTGCAGAGCTTTCCCGCAAACAGATTCGGACTTTGAATAGTTTGGAGATCCTGGGTCTGTCTATTTTTGCTTCGACTGAAAAGAACAGGTTGGT AGGGCGTTTGTCATCTGGCAGTACCTCCGATGACGAATCCGAATATGCTGCCAGTCGCTACGTCCCACCACTGAAGCACATTCTTTCCGAGTTAGTAAACAATCGACTAAGCTTCGAAGATTATCCGAGTATTCTTCCCATGCCAGAGAGCAACCCCTCGCTGTCCACTCCGAGCGCCCGTGGCAGCGTGAGATCTTCTCGTA AATCTCGTCCTTCTGGGGCCATCAATCTTTCCGGAGGTCGGTCGATTGCGTTCATGATGGGAGGAATGTCCTTTTCGGAATTGAGAATTGCTCGAGACGttatggaaaaggaaatgcgTGAAGTGATTGTTGGATCGACGGCTTTTATCTCTGCAAaagattttgttgatgaTTTGGCACTTTTGGGTAGAGATGAGGAGTaa